Proteins from one Pithys albifrons albifrons isolate INPA30051 chromosome 2, PitAlb_v1, whole genome shotgun sequence genomic window:
- the MALL gene encoding MAL-like protein translates to MASVGPSTASTQPALPSGPAVFKTIPYAFILPEILCGTWVWILVAATSVSLPLLQGWVMYVSLTSCLISLLLLLSYLLGLHRNSENWKVLDSLYHGATAILYMSAAVLQANATITSETGINSPLYYQLNTAASFFAFLTAFLYILHAFSIYYQ, encoded by the exons ATGGCCTCGGTGGGTCCCTCCACAGCCTCCACGCAGCCCGCTCTGCCCTCCGGACCCGCCGTCTTCAAAACCATCCCCTACGCCTTCATCCTGCCTGAGATC CTCTGCGGGACCTGGGTGTGGATCCTCGTGGCTGCTACCTCGGTGTCCCTGCcgctgctgcagggatgggtgaTGTACGTGTCCCTCACCTCCTGCCTCATCTCCCTGTTGCTCCTCCTGAGCTACCTCCTGGGCCTGCACAGGAACAGCGAGAACTGGAAAGTGCTG GACAGCCTGTACCACGGTGCCACGGCCATCCTGTACATGAGCGCCGCTGTCCTGCAGGCCAATGCCACCATCACGTCTGAGACTGGCATCAACTCGCCGCTCTACTACCAACTCAACACTGCAGCGTCG TTCTTCGCCTTCCTCACGGCCTTCCTGTACATCCTCCACGCCTTCAGCATCTACTACCAGTGA